The Nothobranchius furzeri strain GRZ-AD chromosome 8, NfurGRZ-RIMD1, whole genome shotgun sequence sequence ATTATTAATCTCAGTATGAGCTCATACTCATGTCCAAACATATATTTGTTCAATCTCAGAACTTTAATTTCTGTTTCCCCCTTTCAGTTGGGAGGCTTTGTGCTGCTGTGTCTTTTAGTTATTtatatgtgcaaataaaattgacaaATTTTCTCTAAATTTAATGTCCAGTTAGAAAAGTGATGCACAgaactatggggtgccatttgtaaagtcaaacagtcataatctaacagcaatatttttggttatttatcatatcataagagaaaaaattgagagttcactttttcaaagtcatattttcaccatgttattcatacatttataaatgttaaagtttccaaataaatatttagatagcacgctaaatatttaatttatagttaaatatttatgttgcaaactaaatatttaggtctgatctaaatacttagtttgtaaaataaatatttaaaatttaaattaaatatttaatttgtaaattaaatattttccaaagaaatatttagatcccagctaaatatttattttccatgatgttatttagctccacactatagtttatatttttgggtcagacttaaatatttatttcccaaatactgattttgcaaactaaatgtttagctccaaaataaatatttagctgggatctaaatatttatttcggaaaataaatatttaatttacaaattaaatatttagttccaaaataaatatttaattagtaaatcaaatattcagttagtgaattaaatatgtattttacaaactaaatatttagatcagacctaaatatttagtttgcaaaataaatatttaactgcaaattaaatatttatcttgctaactaaatatttatttggaaactttaacatttataaatgtatgaataacatgatgaaaatatgacttcgaaaaagtgaactcccaatttttttctcttatgatatgctaaataaccaaaaatattgctgtttgattatgactgtttgactttacaaatggcaccccatagtttTCATGACATTTAGCGTGTAtttggctgtgtccgaatccagaggtaggatgcttgtgagtacgggtcctcgccggtctagcaagaccgggtccttgctagaccgctaaaaccggaagtcagcggctctgaattcggacagtactagcctcgtttttattcccgcccccaggtccagttgcttagctaccgtgacggcgtgaaacaggctaacaagctaacaagctagtcagaggtgaaaatggatccacagcagtattcccttttatttttggtttttgaggagctgcgactgcttagtaaacgtcaccggcctttgtatttaaggctgagaagcagccatatccaggtaaaattattttttgtttagtgaaccagctttcaggcattacatgttaactttagtgctatagtttcatttatattttaagcaacagaaagacatgtggctgaatatacacattagtatagagtagactaacatgcatatagttaatttaacctatattcatctaaaataattaatggaatgacattttagaagtttgtatttgatcataatgcttggttctgtgcataaatttcatagtaaaagtagcattacaatgtgtttaatgtgtattgtccttttcaacttatgcctaataatgcctagctctcttctaaaaatctcaagcattcatacaggttttttttaattgttttattgttctctacttttcttttaacagaacagacccctgtactttaggataaacatgagtgtgccagtcctggaccggtttttttaaccaggaagatcccaggccagattttcgtctgagcagggagtcttttgtggtgttgctaaatctcctgaaccaagatcggcgacatggttggggtgccacaatcgagaccctggtgtttctgttctggttggcaagtggaacatcctaCAGGGTGGTCTCAAGAGTATTTGGGATGCCTCGCTCAACTGTCCACGACATCGTCCATCGAGTCACGGAGGATGTGGTCGCAATCCTCCACCAGGTCATTCACCTCCCCAAAACCCCAGAGGAGATGGAGGTTGTGTCTcgtgggtttgctgggctggctcgacacagagctttcatgaaagcagcaggtgcgatcgacggctgtcacattcggatcaaggctccgagcggtcctgatggtcagtgctacagaaacaggaaactgttcccatctatcatcctgcaggcagtttgtgaccatcagggccgctttatcgacacctatgtgggctggcctgggtcggtccacgactccagggtcctccggcacagcccactgtacaggcagtcagcctatcctcctccagggcacttcatcctcgcggatggagggtacccatgcctccaacatccactccccctcatcaccccctgcaaacgggtggttcaaggtgtgggagcccagcgcttcaacagccatcattccagggcacgctgcatcatcgagcatgcttttggaatgatgaagaccaggttcaggaccatcttcctgaaagcgatggaggtccaccacacctttgtacctcatgtaagttaacacaaagtggaaataaactttgggtgtaatctttgtttgggaatgaaatataaattaaatttttatctctattacaggtcatcatagcatgcaccatcctgcac is a genomic window containing:
- the LOC139071435 gene encoding putative nuclease HARBI1, giving the protein MPRSTVHDIVHRVTEDVVAILHQVIHLPKTPEEMEVVSRGFAGLARHRAFMKAAGAIDGCHIRIKAPSGPDGQCYRNRKLFPSIILQAVCDHQGRFIDTYVGWPGSVHDSRVLRHSPLYRQSAYPPPGHFILADGGYPCLQHPLPLITPCKRVVQGVGAQRFNSHHSRARCIIEHAFGMMKTRFRTIFLKAMEVHHTFVPHVIIACTILHNICLSAGDIVVQDDELEDDAPEDEGEAGLEAVSGALWRDQLSAEVSALEEVPPDHNYC